In a single window of the Lineus longissimus chromosome 4, tnLinLong1.2, whole genome shotgun sequence genome:
- the LOC135486219 gene encoding growth/differentiation factor 8-like gives MDQTNKFLLTFIAFSLLLQLSAAASLKTKRDLFSFFDLPESEPRPYQPVDSSREDFPARSTGPVNDEFGEAIDAEVANPNQQNLGLGLNLPTQSKAIKEDLDRIRLEIIKHQILSKLRMTNRPNTTFPKVRLPTPLEESEFEPHYQATSSKHGREIEDEDYYGKTTQVIIFANEVSGNCYNALNKPIGCFHFDLKDKLAGKHISSAKLWLYKLRDPGDMHNQTIEVSEVTNPNSSTKKSGRSIGTTDTHLKRGWMQFDFKSTIYRWIQRPTRNRGIEVLCKTCRMDSEYSPVDTEGQYRPFIVVDTENKSKRRVKRSVDCTPSSTVCCREQFYVSFEQLGWKDWVIRPTGYYANYCKGSCAEPTGLTHFHHTTMMHGVGVSGTVDPSVKADLTPCCSPKKMSSLSLLYYHGDNYILQKNIPNMIVESCECS, from the exons ATGGATCAGACGAACAAGTTTCTATTAACTTTTATCGCATTCTCATTGCTGTTGCAGCTTTCCGCTGCGGCATCTTTGAAAACAAAGCGTGATTTGTTCTCTTTCTTTGACTTGCCGGAATCGGAACCACGGCCGTATCAGCCGGTAGATTCTTCAAGGGAGGATTTTCCTGCACGTTCGACGGGCCCCGTGAATGACGAATTCGGCGAGGCGATAGATGCAGAGGTCGCAAATCCAAATCAACAAAACCTAGGCTTAGGTCTCAATCTACCGACCCAATCAAAAGCTATAAAAGAGGACTTAGACAGAATTCGACTGGAGATTATCAAGCATCAGATTTTGAGTAAACTACGGATGACGAACCGACCTAACACCACATTCCCAAAGGTTCGGCTGCCGACGCCCCTGGAGGAAAGCGAGTTCGAGCCGCATTATCAGGCGACAAGCTCAAAACATGGTAGGGAGATCGAGGACGAGGATTACTACGGCAAGACGACACAAGTCATCATATTTGCTAACGAAG TTTCAGGCAACTGCTACAACGCTCTGAACAAACCCATCGGATGTTTCCATTTCGACCTTAAGGACAAGTTAGCCGGGAAGCACATCAGTTCGGCGAAGCTCTGGCTTTACAAGCTGAGGGACCCCGGCGATATGCACAACCAGACAATCGAAGTATCGGAAGTAACCAACCCTAACAGCAGCACAAAGAAATCGGGACGATCCATCGGCACCACCGACACGCATCTCAAACGCGGATGGATGCAATTCGACTTTAAAAGCACCATCTATCGGTGGATACAGAGACCGACGAGGAATAGGGGCATTGAAGTTTTGTGCAAAACGTGTCGAATGGACAGTGAATATAGCCCAGTTGATACAGAAGGGCAGTACCGACCCTTTATTGTTGTAGACACTGAGAACAAGTCAAAACGACGAGTGAAGCGCAGTGTGGACTGTACTCCATCAAGTACTGTTTGCTGCAGAGAACAATTTTATGTGTCATTTGAGCAACTAGGTTGGAAAGATTGGGTGATACGGCCGACTGGCTACTATGCTAATTACTGTAAAGGATCTTGCGCTG AACCAACTGGCCTGACGCATTTCCATCACACGACCATGATGCACGGAGTTGGTGTATCAGGCACTGTAGACCCCTCCGTAAAGGCGGACCTTACCCCATGCTGCTCCCCGAAA